In a single window of the Xylanimonas protaetiae genome:
- a CDS encoding MFS transporter — protein MTTDEGASAEATAAPPAPPDGPPTPTAADRRRATAALAALSLSTFCFLTIELLPGGLMTVIAPALGTSVGRIGLLVSGYAAVVVIASVPLAQAVRRLPRRQVLVATLALVVLANVASALATGFATLFAARLVAALGHSVFWAVVFPSATALFDQAERGRVVARVSFGTALGPIVGLPVALWVAQHVGWRVAFVVVAVLCASVAVAIWALLPARPPHAAEADRGTQPNRAAFAALLVVTFLVVAGAISTFTYTTAYLLEVTGLDRDVLSPVLVVVGLGGLAGMALAGRAVDDHPLAAQAGWLVVLGGGLVALAVGGTHAVVAVGAVAVLGIAFPAVNVTVQYLTMRFAPGGTDVASAASSATFNLGTAAGTFAAGLLVDRAGTGALPWPAAALVALAVAGTLVLARLQRRRPA, from the coding sequence ATGACGACCGACGAGGGCGCGTCCGCCGAGGCGACCGCAGCACCCCCCGCACCGCCCGACGGCCCCCCGACGCCGACCGCGGCCGACCGTCGGCGCGCCACCGCGGCCCTCGCCGCGCTCTCGCTGTCGACGTTCTGCTTCCTGACGATCGAGCTGCTGCCCGGTGGCCTGATGACGGTCATCGCGCCCGCCCTGGGCACGTCGGTCGGGCGGATCGGGCTGCTCGTGAGCGGGTACGCCGCCGTCGTGGTCATCGCGTCCGTGCCGCTGGCGCAGGCCGTGCGGCGGCTGCCGCGCCGCCAGGTGCTCGTCGCGACGCTCGCGCTCGTCGTGCTCGCGAACGTCGCCTCGGCGCTCGCCACGGGCTTCGCCACGCTCTTCGCGGCGCGCCTCGTGGCCGCGCTGGGGCACTCGGTGTTCTGGGCGGTCGTCTTCCCGTCGGCGACGGCGCTGTTCGACCAGGCGGAGCGCGGGCGCGTCGTCGCCCGGGTCTCCTTCGGCACCGCGCTCGGCCCGATCGTCGGGCTGCCGGTGGCCCTGTGGGTGGCGCAGCACGTGGGCTGGCGGGTGGCGTTCGTGGTCGTCGCCGTGCTGTGCGCGTCGGTCGCCGTGGCCATCTGGGCACTGCTGCCCGCGCGGCCCCCGCACGCCGCCGAGGCCGACCGCGGGACGCAGCCGAACCGCGCCGCGTTCGCGGCCCTGCTCGTGGTGACGTTCCTCGTCGTCGCGGGCGCGATCTCGACGTTCACCTACACGACCGCCTACCTGCTCGAGGTGACGGGCCTCGACCGGGACGTGCTCAGCCCCGTCCTGGTCGTCGTCGGCCTCGGCGGGCTCGCCGGGATGGCCCTCGCAGGGCGGGCGGTCGACGACCACCCGCTCGCGGCGCAGGCCGGCTGGCTCGTCGTCCTGGGCGGCGGCCTCGTGGCGCTCGCGGTCGGGGGCACACATGCGGTCGTCGCCGTGGGCGCCGTCGCCGTGCTCGGGATCGCGTTCCCGGCCGTCAACGTGACCGTGCAGTACCTGACGATGCGCTTCGCGCCGGGCGGGACGGACGTCGCCTCGGCGGCGTCGAGCGCCACGTTCAACCTCGGCACGGCCGCGGGGACGTTCGCGGCCGGGCTGCTCGTGGACCGCGCGGGGACGGGCGCGCTCCCCTGGCCCGCTGCGGCGCTCGTGGCGCTGGCGGTGGCGGGGACTCTCGTGCTGGCGCGGCTGCAGCGTCGCCGGCCCGCGTGA
- a CDS encoding GTPase has product MSRIDLAGRTAALETATREATGRLDGALLDDAHRVILRARERGGLSAEHTVVALAGATGSGKSSVFNAVAGADLATPGVRRPTTSHALAAIWGHGADPLLDWLDVPTRHELPTGPVPEESVATPAKGIAGLFRRTRTPVGITTGLVLLDLPDHDSVVVEHRVRAERLVERADLLVWVVDPQKYADAALHERYLRPLAGRSDVVVVVLNQVDRLAPADAEAMRADLERLVAADGLTGARVLSVSAKTGEGIDALRGLLAEAAQRREASTTRLALDERAVAERLVAACGRTPSERAGDKARTALRGALEDAAGVPVVAEAVRRSAVKDARQATGWPLTRWIGRLRPDPLRRIGLRPDALRIPEDRPDLAVTSLPAARPGVRATASSAVRAYVDQMTVGTPDPWVLSARHRAQEGLDRLPDALDQAVAGTRLEAGRRPLWWRLVGVLQWLVLATAVAGLLWLGLAFLFSYFQLPELPTPVLTVGGESWGATGDGVDVPWGTVLVAAGVVLGVLLALVSRLCAGIGARRRAARARKRLRESVARVADALVRVPVAEEMAALARARTAAVIAAS; this is encoded by the coding sequence GTGAGCCGCATCGACCTGGCAGGGCGCACCGCCGCCCTGGAGACGGCGACGCGCGAGGCGACGGGACGCCTCGACGGCGCCCTGCTCGACGACGCGCACCGCGTCATCCTGCGCGCCCGCGAGCGCGGCGGCCTGTCGGCCGAGCACACCGTGGTGGCGCTCGCCGGGGCGACCGGCTCCGGCAAGTCGAGCGTGTTCAACGCGGTCGCCGGCGCGGACCTCGCGACGCCGGGCGTCCGCCGCCCCACGACGTCGCACGCCCTGGCCGCGATCTGGGGCCACGGGGCGGACCCGCTCCTCGACTGGCTCGACGTGCCCACGCGGCACGAGCTGCCCACCGGCCCGGTGCCCGAGGAGTCCGTCGCGACGCCCGCGAAGGGGATCGCCGGGCTGTTCCGCCGCACGCGCACGCCCGTCGGGATCACGACGGGGCTCGTGCTGCTCGACCTGCCGGACCACGACTCGGTCGTCGTCGAGCACCGCGTGCGCGCCGAGCGGCTCGTGGAGCGCGCCGACCTGCTCGTGTGGGTCGTGGACCCGCAGAAGTACGCCGACGCGGCCCTGCACGAGCGGTACCTGCGGCCGCTCGCGGGGCGCTCGGACGTCGTCGTCGTCGTGCTCAACCAGGTGGACCGGCTGGCGCCCGCGGACGCCGAGGCGATGCGGGCGGACCTCGAGCGGCTCGTCGCGGCCGACGGGCTCACGGGCGCCCGCGTGCTGTCGGTCTCGGCGAAGACGGGCGAGGGCATCGACGCGCTGCGCGGGCTGCTCGCCGAGGCGGCGCAGCGCCGCGAGGCGTCGACGACGCGGCTCGCGCTCGACGAGCGGGCCGTCGCGGAGCGCCTCGTCGCGGCCTGCGGCCGGACCCCGTCGGAGCGGGCGGGGGACAAGGCCCGCACGGCGCTGCGGGGCGCGCTCGAGGACGCCGCGGGCGTGCCCGTCGTCGCCGAGGCGGTGCGCAGGTCGGCGGTCAAGGACGCACGGCAGGCCACCGGCTGGCCGCTGACGCGCTGGATCGGGCGACTGCGTCCCGACCCGCTGCGCCGCATCGGCCTGCGGCCGGACGCGCTGCGCATCCCCGAGGACCGTCCCGACCTCGCCGTCACGTCCCTGCCGGCGGCCCGCCCAGGCGTGCGCGCGACGGCCTCCAGCGCGGTGCGCGCCTACGTGGACCAGATGACCGTGGGGACGCCCGACCCGTGGGTGCTCTCCGCGCGGCACCGCGCGCAGGAGGGCCTCGACCGCCTGCCCGACGCGCTCGACCAGGCCGTGGCCGGCACGCGGCTCGAGGCGGGTCGGCGGCCGCTGTGGTGGCGGCTGGTGGGCGTGCTCCAGTGGCTCGTGCTCGCCACGGCCGTGGCGGGCCTGCTGTGGCTGGGTCTCGCGTTCCTCTTCTCGTACTTCCAGCTCCCCGAGCTGCCGACGCCGGTGCTCACCGTGGGCGGTGAGTCCTGGGGCGCGACGGGCGACGGCGTCGACGTGCCCTGGGGGACCGTGCTCGTGGCGGCCGGCGTCGTGCTGGGGGTGCTGCTCGCGCTCGTGTCCCGGCTGTGCGCCGGCATCGGCGCCCGGCGCCGGGCGGCACGCGCGCGCAAGCGGCTGCGCGAGTCGGTGGCACGGGTCGCGGACGCGCTCGTCCGGGTGCCCGTGGCGGAGGAGATGGCCGCGCTCGCCCGGGCGCGCACGGCGGCGGTGATCGCGGCGTCCTGA
- the ettA gene encoding energy-dependent translational throttle protein EttA, whose product MAEFIYTMYKARKAHGDKVILDDVSLNFLPGAKIGVVGPNGAGKSTILKIMAGLDTPSNGEARLSPGFTVGILQQEPPLNEEKTVLGNIEEAVAGIKAKVDRFNEISGLMAEPDADFDALLAEMGELQEAIDHADAWELDSQLEQAMDALRCPPADADVSVLSGGERRRVALCKLLLEKPDLLLLDEPTNHLDAESVLWLEQHLATYPGAVLAVTHDRYFLDHVAEWICEVDRGRLYPYEGNYSTYLEKKQERLQVQGKKDAKLAKRLKDELDWVRSNAKGRQAKSKARLARYEEMAAEAERTRKLDFEEIQIPAGPRLGSTVLEATNLKKGFGERVLIDGLSFTLPRNGIVGVIGPNGVGKSTLFKTIVGLEPLDAGDLKVGETVSISYVDQSRGGLDPKKTLFEVVSDGLDYMKVGNVEIPSRAYVASFGFKGPDQQKPAGVLSGGERNRLNLALTLKQGGNLLLLDEPTNDLDVETLGSLENALLEFPGCAVVVSHDRWFLDRVATHILAYEGTEENPSSWYWFEGNFAAYEENKVARLGADAARPHRVTYRKLTRD is encoded by the coding sequence GTGGCTGAGTTCATCTACACCATGTACAAGGCGCGCAAGGCGCACGGCGACAAGGTCATCCTCGATGACGTGTCGCTGAACTTCCTGCCTGGCGCGAAGATCGGCGTCGTCGGCCCGAACGGCGCCGGCAAGTCGACGATCCTCAAGATCATGGCGGGCCTCGACACGCCGTCGAACGGCGAGGCGCGCCTGTCGCCCGGGTTCACGGTCGGCATCCTGCAGCAGGAGCCGCCGCTGAACGAGGAGAAGACCGTCCTCGGCAACATCGAGGAGGCCGTGGCCGGCATCAAGGCCAAGGTCGACCGCTTCAACGAGATCTCGGGCCTCATGGCGGAGCCCGACGCCGACTTCGACGCGCTGCTCGCCGAGATGGGCGAGCTGCAGGAGGCCATCGACCACGCCGACGCGTGGGAGCTCGACTCCCAGCTCGAGCAGGCGATGGACGCGCTGCGCTGCCCGCCGGCCGACGCCGACGTGTCCGTGCTCTCCGGCGGTGAGCGCCGCCGTGTCGCGCTGTGCAAGCTGCTGCTCGAGAAGCCCGACCTGCTGCTGCTCGACGAGCCCACCAACCACCTCGACGCCGAGTCGGTGCTGTGGCTCGAGCAGCACCTGGCCACCTACCCGGGCGCCGTCCTGGCCGTCACGCACGACCGCTACTTCCTCGACCACGTCGCGGAGTGGATCTGCGAGGTCGACCGCGGCCGCCTCTACCCGTACGAGGGCAACTACTCGACGTACCTGGAGAAGAAGCAGGAGCGTCTGCAGGTCCAGGGCAAGAAGGACGCCAAGCTCGCCAAGCGCCTCAAGGACGAGCTCGACTGGGTGCGCTCGAACGCCAAGGGCCGCCAGGCCAAGTCGAAGGCGCGTCTGGCCCGCTACGAGGAGATGGCTGCCGAGGCGGAGCGGACGCGGAAGCTCGACTTCGAGGAGATCCAGATCCCCGCGGGCCCGCGCCTGGGCTCCACGGTCCTGGAGGCCACCAACCTCAAGAAGGGCTTCGGCGAGCGCGTCCTCATCGACGGGCTGTCGTTCACGCTGCCGCGCAACGGCATCGTCGGCGTCATCGGCCCGAACGGCGTCGGCAAGTCCACGCTGTTCAAGACGATCGTGGGCCTCGAGCCGCTCGACGCCGGCGACCTCAAGGTCGGCGAGACCGTGTCGATCTCCTACGTCGACCAGTCGCGCGGCGGCCTCGACCCCAAGAAGACGCTCTTCGAGGTCGTGTCCGACGGGCTCGACTACATGAAGGTCGGCAACGTCGAGATCCCGTCGCGCGCCTACGTCGCGTCGTTCGGGTTCAAGGGCCCGGACCAGCAGAAGCCCGCCGGGGTGCTCTCGGGCGGTGAGCGCAACCGCCTCAACCTGGCGCTCACGCTCAAGCAGGGCGGCAACCTGCTGCTGCTCGACGAGCCCACCAACGACCTCGACGTCGAGACCCTCGGCTCGCTGGAGAACGCCCTGCTGGAGTTCCCCGGCTGCGCCGTCGTCGTCTCGCACGACCGGTGGTTCCTCGACCGGGTCGCGACGCACATCCTCGCCTACGAGGGCACGGAGGAGAACCCGTCGAGCTGGTACTGGTTCGAGGGCAACTTCGCCGCCTACGAGGAGAACAAGGTCGCGCGCCTGGGCGCGGACGCCGCCCGCCCGCACCGCGTCACGTACCGCAAGCTGACGCGCGACTGA
- a CDS encoding dynamin family protein codes for MTAPDDVPQPPADGAAPDQAPDRASDQERDEALTPNRESAALVDALDALRARLAALRLPLATPGAAVARGDLAHAVDQLDDYLLPRLRAERAPLLVVVGGSTGAGKSTLVNSILGEHVTAPGVLRPTTRAPVLVHHPLDGRWFTTDRVLPGLARVQTGVDVTTSSAWGGTDGDRPPPTRTLRLVASEAIPQGLALLDAPDVDSVETANRELAGELLGAADLWLFVTTAARYADAVPWALLQTAAARRAQVALVLDRVDPGAEAVADDLRRMTAEHGLGDAPIFVIPEAAPAGPGALDEGLLPEPAVAEVSTWLSGLGGDPEARRRVITATRDGVVDDLVRRAVHLADAADAQEVADRRLREAAVRYHDDAVRAVESATSDGAILRGEVLARWQDFVGTSEFFRSVQKGVGRVRDAIGGFFRGRPAQAPQVEQAIASGLESVILDSAEAAAERTFEAWRGDAAGAALLEGLDLSRTSGGLRAEIGEQVRGWQGDVLALVREQGASKRGAARALSLGVNALGVSLMVIVFASTAGLTGAEIGIAGGTAVVGQKLLEAVFGDDAVRRLAAQAKQRLAARVSAVMSGQAARYTAQLDALGTADAGGAALRDAARRVEGAARNERATRAEPDDGGTRPWTGRLLRGAGTLRAPDRPESFPVPAERGERDEPAEDEEKRPGWWSRVFGRRGDDS; via the coding sequence ATGACCGCGCCCGACGACGTCCCTCAGCCGCCCGCCGACGGCGCGGCGCCGGACCAGGCGCCGGACCGCGCGAGCGACCAGGAGCGGGACGAGGCGCTCACGCCGAACCGCGAGTCCGCCGCGCTGGTCGACGCGCTCGACGCGCTCCGCGCGAGGCTCGCCGCGCTGCGGCTGCCGCTGGCGACGCCGGGCGCGGCGGTCGCGCGCGGCGACCTGGCCCACGCCGTCGACCAGCTCGACGACTACCTGCTGCCCCGCCTGCGGGCGGAGCGGGCGCCGCTGCTCGTCGTCGTCGGCGGGTCCACGGGGGCGGGCAAGTCGACGCTCGTGAACTCGATCCTCGGCGAGCACGTGACGGCCCCGGGCGTGCTGCGCCCGACGACGCGGGCCCCCGTGCTGGTGCACCACCCGCTCGACGGGCGCTGGTTCACCACCGACCGGGTGCTGCCCGGGCTCGCGCGCGTCCAGACGGGCGTCGACGTGACGACGTCGAGCGCGTGGGGCGGCACGGACGGCGACCGTCCGCCGCCGACGCGCACGCTGCGCCTGGTCGCCTCGGAGGCGATCCCGCAGGGCCTCGCGCTGCTGGACGCCCCTGACGTCGACTCGGTCGAGACGGCCAACCGGGAGCTGGCCGGCGAGCTGCTCGGCGCCGCAGACCTGTGGCTGTTCGTCACGACGGCCGCACGCTACGCCGACGCCGTCCCGTGGGCGCTGCTGCAGACCGCCGCGGCCCGCCGGGCGCAGGTCGCGCTCGTGCTGGACCGGGTCGACCCGGGCGCGGAGGCGGTGGCCGACGACCTGCGCCGCATGACGGCCGAGCACGGCCTGGGCGACGCACCCATCTTCGTCATCCCCGAGGCGGCGCCCGCCGGACCGGGCGCGCTCGACGAGGGCCTCCTGCCGGAGCCCGCCGTCGCCGAGGTGTCCACGTGGCTGTCCGGCCTGGGCGGCGACCCCGAGGCGCGCCGCCGGGTCATCACGGCGACGCGCGACGGCGTCGTCGACGACCTGGTGCGCCGCGCCGTGCACCTCGCCGACGCCGCCGACGCGCAGGAGGTCGCCGACCGGCGCCTGCGCGAGGCCGCCGTGCGGTACCACGACGACGCCGTCCGCGCGGTCGAGTCGGCGACGTCGGACGGGGCGATCCTGCGCGGGGAGGTGCTGGCCCGCTGGCAGGACTTCGTGGGGACCAGCGAGTTCTTCCGGTCGGTGCAGAAGGGCGTCGGGCGGGTGCGCGACGCGATCGGCGGGTTCTTCCGGGGCCGGCCGGCGCAGGCGCCGCAGGTCGAGCAGGCGATCGCGAGCGGCCTGGAGTCGGTCATCCTCGACTCGGCCGAGGCCGCCGCCGAGCGCACGTTCGAGGCGTGGCGCGGCGACGCGGCCGGGGCCGCGCTGCTGGAGGGCCTCGACCTGTCGCGGACCAGCGGCGGCCTGCGCGCCGAGATCGGCGAGCAGGTGCGCGGGTGGCAGGGCGACGTGCTCGCCCTGGTGCGCGAGCAGGGTGCCTCCAAGCGCGGCGCCGCGCGCGCCCTGTCGCTGGGGGTCAACGCGCTGGGCGTCAGCCTCATGGTCATCGTCTTCGCCTCGACGGCGGGGCTCACGGGCGCCGAGATCGGCATCGCGGGCGGCACCGCCGTCGTCGGGCAGAAGCTGCTCGAGGCGGTGTTCGGCGACGACGCCGTGCGCCGCCTGGCCGCGCAGGCCAAGCAGCGCCTGGCGGCGCGCGTGTCCGCGGTGATGAGCGGGCAGGCCGCGCGCTACACCGCGCAGCTCGACGCCCTCGGCACCGCCGACGCCGGGGGAGCCGCCCTGCGCGACGCCGCCCGACGCGTCGAGGGCGCGGCCCGCAACGAGCGCGCGACGCGCGCCGAGCCCGACGACGGCGGCACCCGGCCGTGGACCGGGCGCCTGCTGCGCGGCGCGGGGACGCTGCGCGCGCCGGACCGCCCGGAGTCCTTCCCGGTGCCCGCGGAGCGCGGTGAGCGGGACGAGCCGGCGGAGGACGAGGAGAAACGTCCGGGCTGGTGGAGCCGCGTGTTCGGCCGCAGGGGCGACGACTCGTGA
- the ssb gene encoding single-stranded DNA-binding protein, which translates to MSDVNVTVVGHVGQDPTLYTAESGTRWTSIRVASTRRVRDPRSGEWGDGPTMWFTVRAFGDRALNLVDSVRKGTPVVVTGRLAVEEYEVRKQEKGPAGEAVEVREPRTSHVIESAVVAVDLSRGVVRYTRTVHTGAVPSGAPDAVTRSAGEAAGGERWETRGDAAAPWGEPTDETADGTTDEETVGGAGEDVPEARALVGV; encoded by the coding sequence ATGAGCGACGTCAACGTCACGGTGGTCGGCCACGTGGGCCAGGACCCCACGCTGTACACCGCCGAGAGCGGCACCCGGTGGACCTCGATCCGCGTCGCGTCCACGCGGCGCGTCCGCGACCCGCGCAGCGGCGAGTGGGGCGACGGGCCGACGATGTGGTTCACCGTGCGCGCCTTCGGCGACCGCGCGCTGAACCTGGTCGACTCGGTCCGCAAGGGCACGCCGGTCGTCGTGACCGGGCGCCTCGCGGTCGAGGAGTACGAGGTGCGCAAGCAGGAGAAGGGGCCCGCCGGCGAGGCGGTCGAGGTGCGCGAGCCGCGCACCTCCCACGTCATCGAGAGCGCGGTGGTCGCCGTCGACCTGTCGCGTGGCGTCGTGCGCTACACGCGGACGGTGCACACCGGCGCGGTGCCGTCCGGCGCGCCGGACGCCGTCACGCGCTCGGCCGGCGAGGCGGCGGGCGGTGAGCGGTGGGAGACGCGCGGCGATGCCGCGGCGCCGTGGGGCGAGCCCACGGACGAGACGGCCGACGGAACCACGGACGAGGAGACGGTCGGCGGGGCCGGGGAGGACGTCCCGGAGGCGCGGGCGCTGGTCGGGGTCTGA